From Lujinxingia litoralis, one genomic window encodes:
- a CDS encoding TerB family tellurite resistance protein translates to MPIFQMIANKLTERRFGKLTQEQNEALIETLVATKVIDGKIMPEEERELVEAIGMLKWQGAFEADTFVQNAVAGARSLEPTPAVLAELFGALGARLGDDWLREEAYYLSSLVALSDQEVHEDERVLLQQMVQSFGISAEKQSLIIRKITREEAF, encoded by the coding sequence ATGCCTATTTTTCAAATGATCGCCAACAAACTCACCGAGCGCCGCTTCGGCAAACTGACCCAGGAGCAGAACGAGGCGCTGATCGAGACCCTGGTCGCCACCAAGGTGATCGACGGCAAAATCATGCCCGAAGAGGAGCGCGAGCTCGTCGAGGCGATCGGGATGTTGAAATGGCAGGGCGCCTTTGAGGCCGATACCTTCGTGCAAAACGCGGTGGCCGGTGCCCGCAGCCTTGAGCCCACCCCGGCGGTGCTCGCGGAGCTCTTCGGGGCGCTGGGCGCCCGGCTCGGCGACGACTGGCTGCGCGAAGAAGCCTATTACCTCTCCTCGCTGGTCGCCCTCTCCGATCAGGAGGTCCACGAGGATGAGCGCGTGCTCCTGCAGCAGATGGTGCAGTCCTTCGGTATCAGCGCGGAGAAGCAGTCGCTGATCATCCGCAAGATTACCCGGGAAGAAGCGTTCTGA